In Terriglobus aquaticus, the genomic window GCGCATTTCTGAAGTGGAAGCGCCGCGGAGCATGCGGCCGTGCAGGTCGTGGTCTGTCTGGGAGAAGAGACAGGTGCGGAGCTTGCCGTCGCTAGTTAGCCGAAGGCGGGAGCAGTGGCCGCAAAAGGGACGCGAAACGGGCGCGATGATGCCGAGTTCCGCCGAGCCATCGAGGAACTGGTAGCGGCGGGCGGTTTCACTGGGGTGGTTGGGTGGCAGAAGACGTACCGGCGAGACGCGGGACAGCCGCTCCACGATTTCCGCCTCGCGAACGACTGTGTCGGCAGCCCAGATGCGCTCCTCGTCGAGCGGCATGAACTCGATGAAGCGCAGGATGACTTGCTCGCGGCGAGCGAAGTCGCCGAACGCCTCGATCTGGTCGTCGTTCCAGCCGCGCATCAGAACGCAGTTGACCTTGATGGAGCCGAGACCGGCGTCCTGCGCCGCGTGGATGCCGTCGAGGACGCGCCCGAGTGAGTTGGGGATGCGCGTGATGCGCTCGAAGGCGTCGGGCGTGACCGCGTCCATGCTGACGGTGATGCGGTCGAGGCCGGCTTCTTTCAGGTCGCGCGCCATGCCCGCCAGCAGGTGGCCGTTGGTGGTCAGCGCGATCTCCACACCATTGTCCCGGTCCCCAGGGAAGGCTAGAGGCATGGATCGGACCTCGCGGACGAGGTCGAGCAGGCCGCGACGTAGCAGTGGCTCGCCGCCGGTGAGGCGGACTTTTTCGATGCCGAGGCCGACCAGCAGCCGGATCATGGCCGCGTAGGCCTCGATGCCGAGTTCTGCGAAGGCAGCTCCGTCAGTGCCGGTGCGGCAGTAGACACAACGGTAGTTGCAGCGATCTGTGATGGAAACGCGCAGATCCGTCATGACGCGGCCGAAGCGGTCCTGCAGCCGCTGTGGCTCAGCCGCTGGAAGCGGGATCGGCGTTACGACTTCCGGGATGGAGACGAGTGTGGCCAAGTCGTTCCTATTGGGATGCGTCCGGCTCGGTTTGGAAGCATGGGTGCCGGTTGTGGCGGGTCCGCTGCAAAGGGAAAGCCCGTGCAGAGGCACGGGCTGCGGATCGATCTGTCGGAAACCGACTAGTAGCTGATGAACTCTGTCGAACCGCGGCGG contains:
- the moaA gene encoding GTP 3',8-cyclase MoaA → MATLVSIPEVVTPIPLPAAEPQRLQDRFGRVMTDLRVSITDRCNYRCVYCRTGTDGAAFAELGIEAYAAMIRLLVGLGIEKVRLTGGEPLLRRGLLDLVREVRSMPLAFPGDRDNGVEIALTTNGHLLAGMARDLKEAGLDRITVSMDAVTPDAFERITRIPNSLGRVLDGIHAAQDAGLGSIKVNCVLMRGWNDDQIEAFGDFARREQVILRFIEFMPLDEERIWAADTVVREAEIVERLSRVSPVRLLPPNHPSETARRYQFLDGSAELGIIAPVSRPFCGHCSRLRLTSDGKLRTCLFSQTDHDLHGRMLRGASTSEMREYVRSVVLGKEERHHIGEAGFLKPSRSMVHIGG